The Burkholderia mallei ATCC 23344 genome has a window encoding:
- a CDS encoding M4 family metallopeptidase, whose translation MKKLSCLLSVTAISLACLSAFAQADDPPAAADRALQLIRQNPSAFHLAAGSAARTLKFAGAQAKAPADGDQFQVRDVIVDADGTEHVRFDRFYAGLPVIGGDVVVHSNQGQLKQASLTQPAPIDLAGKIGKVGERFVVRNAPDVGADAARRVASKRFGADVRRVDGADLVVFARDAAPTLAYAVRVYGKATDAHGEAVIYYVDARTGNVLDAQDLIKTASVTGTGRSLYYGNLSLTTDQTGTNAYRMLDPTRGSGSVYDGRGLSSDEVEQASDLPIFTSSTNVWGNNTTSDRQTVAADIDYGLALTWDYYKTTHNRNGIFNDGRGVRSYAHVVFDTGSGTTGANAAWLSSRVMVYGDGEPGTRLPKPVVSVDVAGHEMSHGVTEATSNLYYSGDAGGLNESTSDIFGTLVKYYANNPNDPGNYVIGARITSGGLRKMYKQDLDGRSYSCYPSGGFSWANPRHDPHYTSGVGNRFFYLLAEGPVAPSTDTGLSRSQLVCNGDTGFSGLGRDKAGKIWYRTLTVYLTTNSSYPGARRASIQAANDLYGVNSLESATVARAWSAAGVN comes from the coding sequence ATGAAGAAACTGTCCTGCCTGCTGTCGGTCACCGCGATTTCCCTTGCATGCCTCAGCGCGTTCGCGCAAGCCGACGATCCGCCGGCCGCGGCCGACCGCGCGCTGCAACTGATCCGACAGAACCCGTCCGCCTTCCACCTCGCCGCCGGCAGCGCCGCGCGCACGCTGAAGTTCGCCGGCGCGCAAGCGAAGGCGCCGGCGGACGGCGACCAGTTCCAGGTGCGCGACGTGATCGTCGACGCCGACGGCACCGAGCACGTGCGCTTCGATCGCTTCTACGCGGGGCTGCCCGTGATCGGCGGCGACGTCGTCGTCCATTCGAACCAGGGGCAACTGAAGCAGGCGAGCCTCACGCAGCCCGCGCCGATCGATCTCGCGGGCAAGATCGGCAAGGTGGGCGAGCGCTTCGTCGTGCGCAACGCGCCCGACGTGGGCGCGGACGCGGCAAGACGCGTCGCGTCGAAGCGCTTCGGCGCGGACGTGCGCCGCGTCGACGGCGCGGATCTCGTCGTGTTCGCGCGCGACGCCGCGCCGACGCTCGCCTACGCGGTGCGCGTGTACGGCAAGGCGACCGACGCGCACGGCGAGGCCGTGATCTACTACGTCGACGCGCGCACGGGCAACGTGCTGGACGCGCAGGACCTGATCAAGACCGCCTCCGTGACGGGCACCGGCCGCTCGCTGTACTACGGCAACCTGTCGCTCACGACCGATCAGACCGGCACGAACGCGTACCGGATGCTCGATCCGACGCGCGGCAGCGGCTCGGTCTACGACGGGCGCGGCCTGAGCTCGGACGAAGTCGAGCAGGCGAGCGACCTGCCGATCTTCACGAGCAGCACGAACGTGTGGGGCAACAACACGACGAGCGACCGGCAGACCGTCGCCGCCGACATCGACTACGGCCTCGCGCTGACGTGGGATTACTACAAGACCACGCACAACCGCAACGGCATCTTCAACGACGGCCGCGGCGTGCGCAGCTACGCGCACGTGGTGTTCGACACCGGCAGCGGCACGACGGGCGCGAACGCCGCGTGGCTGTCGTCGCGCGTGATGGTGTACGGCGACGGCGAGCCGGGCACGCGGCTGCCGAAGCCCGTCGTGTCGGTCGACGTGGCCGGGCACGAGATGAGCCACGGCGTGACCGAGGCCACCTCGAACCTGTATTATTCGGGCGACGCGGGCGGCCTGAACGAATCGACGTCGGACATCTTCGGCACGCTCGTCAAGTACTACGCGAACAATCCGAACGACCCGGGCAACTACGTGATCGGCGCGCGGATCACGAGCGGCGGCCTGCGCAAGATGTACAAGCAGGATCTCGACGGCCGCTCATACAGTTGCTACCCGTCCGGCGGCTTCTCGTGGGCGAATCCGCGCCACGATCCGCACTACACGTCGGGCGTCGGCAACCGGTTCTTCTATCTGCTCGCGGAAGGCCCGGTCGCGCCGTCGACCGATACCGGACTGTCGAGGAGCCAGCTCGTCTGCAACGGCGACACCGGCTTCAGCGGCCTCGGCCGCGACAAGGCGGGCAAGATCTGGTATCGCACGCTCACCGTGTACCTGACCACCAACTCCAGCTACCCGGGCGCGCGTCGCGCGTCGATCCAGGCGGCGAACGATCTGTACGGCGTGAATTCGCTCGAGAGCGCAACGGTCGCGCGCGCGTGGAGCGCCGCCGGCGTGAACTGA
- a CDS encoding VOC family protein, whose amino-acid sequence MAIEVVELHHVGFRVAPEQADAMLDFYRDVLSLPLDRTRWKIPGIYGSWIDLPNGTQLHILGSDAPSRYAKGPGQDPVSNHIALAVEDVRAAEQALVARGIGYFTLENIASPNLKQLFLHDPAGNLVELHQADARRPGITQADRQAPPAGNE is encoded by the coding sequence ATGGCCATCGAAGTAGTGGAACTGCATCACGTCGGATTCCGCGTCGCCCCCGAGCAGGCCGACGCGATGCTCGACTTTTATCGCGACGTGCTGTCGCTGCCGCTCGACCGCACGCGCTGGAAGATCCCCGGCATCTACGGATCGTGGATCGACCTGCCGAACGGCACCCAGTTGCACATCCTGGGCAGCGACGCGCCGTCGCGATACGCGAAGGGGCCGGGACAGGACCCGGTGTCGAACCACATCGCACTCGCCGTCGAAGACGTGCGCGCCGCCGAGCAGGCGCTCGTCGCGCGCGGCATCGGCTATTTCACGCTCGAGAACATCGCGTCGCCGAACCTCAAGCAGTTGTTCCTGCACGATCCCGCGGGCAATCTCGTCGAATTGCATCAGGCCGATGCGCGGCGCCCGGGCATCACGCAGGCCGACCGGCAGGCGCCGCCCGCCGGCAACGAGTGA
- a CDS encoding type III secretion apparatus protein OrgA/MxiK yields MNPLALMRVMYGPLGYAHPDHRTIAGVDLARMPADVANQWLIDHHRLDTAIDFDWRDAPRAAPCVDHWARLPRIAYLIGVQRLRAALVERGRYVRLDASSQRFLCMPLAAVPKAACAGMPDDDAIVAAGTACLTAALHDAPRALRQRLPLLFPRAHAARLASGLDGAHDDARAAWSSSLFSFAVNHALLEPAPVS; encoded by the coding sequence ATGAATCCGCTCGCGTTGATGCGCGTGATGTACGGCCCGCTCGGCTACGCGCACCCGGATCATCGGACGATCGCCGGCGTCGATCTCGCGCGCATGCCCGCCGACGTCGCGAACCAATGGCTGATCGATCATCATCGCCTCGACACCGCGATCGACTTCGATTGGCGCGACGCGCCGCGCGCGGCGCCCTGCGTCGACCATTGGGCACGCCTGCCGCGCATCGCGTACCTGATCGGCGTGCAGCGGCTGCGCGCGGCGCTCGTCGAGCGCGGCCGATACGTGCGGCTCGACGCGTCGAGCCAGCGCTTTCTGTGCATGCCGCTCGCGGCCGTGCCGAAAGCCGCGTGCGCCGGCATGCCCGACGACGACGCGATCGTCGCGGCCGGCACCGCGTGCCTCACGGCCGCGCTGCACGACGCGCCGCGCGCGCTGCGCCAGCGCCTGCCCCTGCTGTTCCCGCGCGCGCATGCGGCGCGGCTCGCCTCCGGGCTCGACGGCGCGCACGACGATGCGCGCGCGGCCTGGTCTTCCTCGCTCTTCTCCTTCGCGGTGAATCATGCGCTCCTCGAACCTGCGCCAGTTTCCTGA
- the bsaK gene encoding type III secretion system protein BsaK, protein MNITNPHAVPALPSLSEIESPERPATLDAILKQTLADANEKSNAAKTSIESRLADPADFAQSEKLIALQTELSDYSIYVSLASTLARKAVSAVETLVKAQ, encoded by the coding sequence ATGAACATCACGAACCCGCACGCCGTGCCGGCGCTGCCGTCGCTCAGCGAAATCGAATCGCCCGAGCGGCCGGCGACGCTCGACGCGATCCTGAAGCAAACGCTCGCCGATGCGAACGAGAAATCGAACGCCGCGAAGACGAGCATCGAATCGCGGCTCGCCGATCCGGCCGACTTCGCGCAGTCGGAGAAGCTGATCGCGCTGCAAACGGAGCTGTCCGACTACAGCATCTACGTCTCGCTTGCGAGCACGCTCGCGCGCAAGGCCGTCTCGGCGGTGGAGACGCTCGTCAAGGCGCAATGA
- the basJ gene encoding SctJ family type III secretion inner membrane ring lipoprotein Bas has protein sequence MKRFVSFSLLPALLLLAACNQQELLKNLTEQQANDVVAVLQAHDLAVRKEDLGKTGYAVSVEQADFPTAVDLLRQYNLPSQARVQIAQAFPADSLVASPQAEQARLLSAVEQRLEQNLAALQNVVSARVQVSYPLKPSDSGKPDARMHVAALLTYRNDVNADILVSEVKRFVKNSFTNIDYDDISVILYRAPSLFRGAPTMPASHAGGAWLAWLAAIPVALAAAAAGGLAYLRRRRAGGPDTPARAAPRAEPAAPAGPDARETTEVPPPGDAFDISDASDAFDASGTSASPGASAADAAAADAPGASRGAPWEPRR, from the coding sequence ATGAAGCGATTCGTCTCTTTCTCGCTGCTGCCGGCGCTGCTGCTGCTCGCCGCATGCAACCAGCAGGAGTTGCTGAAGAACCTGACCGAGCAGCAGGCGAACGACGTCGTCGCGGTGCTCCAGGCGCACGATCTCGCCGTGCGCAAGGAGGACCTCGGCAAGACCGGCTATGCGGTGAGCGTCGAGCAGGCCGACTTTCCGACCGCCGTCGATCTGCTGCGGCAATACAACCTGCCGTCGCAGGCGCGCGTGCAGATCGCGCAGGCGTTTCCCGCCGACTCGCTCGTCGCGTCGCCGCAGGCCGAGCAGGCGAGGTTGCTGTCGGCCGTCGAGCAGCGCCTCGAGCAGAATCTCGCCGCGCTGCAGAACGTCGTGAGCGCGCGCGTGCAGGTGAGCTATCCGCTCAAGCCCTCCGACAGCGGCAAGCCAGACGCGCGGATGCACGTGGCCGCCCTGCTCACCTATCGCAACGACGTGAACGCGGACATCCTCGTGAGCGAAGTGAAGCGGTTCGTGAAGAACAGCTTCACGAACATCGATTACGACGACATCTCGGTGATCCTGTATCGCGCGCCGTCGCTGTTCCGAGGCGCACCGACGATGCCCGCGTCGCATGCGGGCGGCGCGTGGCTCGCCTGGCTCGCGGCGATTCCGGTCGCGCTCGCGGCCGCCGCCGCGGGCGGGCTCGCCTACCTGCGCCGCCGGCGCGCCGGCGGCCCCGATACGCCGGCTCGCGCGGCGCCGCGCGCCGAACCCGCGGCGCCGGCCGGCCCCGATGCACGCGAGACGACCGAGGTGCCGCCCCCGGGTGACGCATTCGACATATCCGATGCATCGGACGCCTTCGATGCATCCGGCACGTCCGCCTCGCCCGGCGCGTCGGCCGCGGACGCCGCTGCGGCCGACGCGCCGGGCGCATCGCGCGGCGCGCCGTGGGAGCCGCGCCGATGA
- the bprP gene encoding type III secretion system regulator BprP, with protein MGRFASPSNDFSNSEKRHILSKYQIDGSVVFDSQAMTLSRGDIVTTLTANETELLCILMQGTASKQAVIEQIWESKGLFVTEGSYHQLVRALRVKLDEQGIPPTQVKTLPRLGLRFLGFAELLDASPPSPDAHAASASPASSEPEPAAAPAGAQAALAEAIAPSVPIAPRASSAPDTANTVTAPIAAAAPPPSAAPSAPPPGAASAPLPATRAAHARSPRRRAAYLAIYVTLAAWASVLTWQTFRHRDNTFRFRFTRTVDGIHYFSDGRMNQPNLLKAIDVKPLKGSFVYEIELGSNDWLAVCPESIYETPELCQAYFFEKNN; from the coding sequence ATGGGGCGATTCGCATCGCCTTCGAATGATTTTTCAAACAGTGAGAAACGCCATATTTTGAGCAAGTACCAGATCGACGGCAGTGTCGTATTCGATAGTCAAGCGATGACGCTTTCTCGCGGCGACATCGTCACCACGCTTACCGCCAACGAAACCGAGCTGCTTTGCATCTTGATGCAGGGCACGGCCAGCAAGCAGGCCGTGATCGAGCAAATCTGGGAGAGCAAGGGGCTCTTCGTCACGGAAGGCAGTTATCACCAGCTCGTGCGCGCGCTGCGCGTGAAGCTCGACGAGCAAGGCATCCCGCCCACGCAAGTGAAGACGCTGCCGCGGCTCGGCCTGCGTTTTCTCGGCTTCGCGGAGCTGCTCGACGCATCGCCGCCTTCGCCGGACGCGCACGCCGCGTCCGCCTCGCCCGCTTCGTCCGAGCCCGAACCCGCCGCCGCGCCGGCCGGCGCACAAGCGGCGCTCGCCGAAGCGATCGCGCCGAGCGTGCCCATCGCACCGCGCGCATCGAGCGCACCGGATACGGCGAATACAGTCACTGCGCCGATCGCGGCCGCCGCACCGCCGCCATCCGCCGCGCCATCCGCGCCGCCGCCCGGCGCGGCAAGCGCGCCGTTGCCCGCCACGCGTGCCGCGCATGCGCGATCGCCGCGCCGCCGAGCAGCCTATCTCGCGATCTACGTGACGCTCGCGGCGTGGGCGAGCGTGCTCACCTGGCAAACGTTCAGGCATCGCGACAACACCTTCCGGTTCCGCTTCACGCGGACCGTCGACGGCATCCACTACTTCTCCGACGGCCGCATGAACCAGCCCAACCTGCTGAAAGCCATCGACGTCAAACCGCTCAAGGGCAGCTTCGTCTACGAGATCGAATTGGGATCGAACGACTGGCTCGCGGTATGTCCGGAATCCATCTACGAAACACCTGAACTGTGCCAAGCCTATTTCTTCGAAAAGAACAACTGA
- a CDS encoding MFS transporter: MSQVRSLATAPHCPPAGTLARLRSIFSGSVGNLIEYYDWYVYSAFSLYFAKVFFPSGSQTVQLLNTAAIFAVGFVMRPIGGWLVGLYADRKGRKAALLVSVLAMCAGSLIIGLTPGYGSIGIAAPVLLVLARLLQGLSLGGEYASSATYLSEMADKTNRGFYSSFLFATLSLGQLLAMAVLVALQQFFLSAAQLESWGWRIPFLIGSLAAGVAIFLRRNMEETESFEQHRQSRRSRTSVAELFRHKRACLIVAGLTLGGTVAFYAYTTYMQKFLVNSAGMSKADASMVSVASLIAFVLMQPVFGSLSDRVGRRPLLIAFGVLGTLCTVPIFSALTTVRTMGGALALISAALLIVSLYSSVSAVAKAELFPVEIRALGVGLPYAITVSLFGGTAEYIALWTKSIGHETWFFWYVSGCVLVSLLCYLWMPDPKTVSCIDRD; encoded by the coding sequence GTGTCGCAAGTCCGCTCTCTTGCTACTGCCCCCCATTGCCCGCCGGCCGGCACCCTCGCCCGCCTTCGTTCGATCTTCAGCGGATCGGTCGGCAATCTGATCGAATACTACGACTGGTACGTGTACTCGGCGTTCTCGCTGTACTTCGCGAAGGTGTTCTTTCCGTCCGGCAGCCAGACCGTGCAGTTGCTCAACACCGCGGCGATCTTCGCCGTCGGCTTCGTGATGCGGCCCATCGGCGGCTGGCTCGTCGGCCTGTACGCGGACCGCAAGGGGCGCAAGGCCGCGCTGCTGGTCTCGGTGCTCGCGATGTGCGCCGGCTCGCTGATCATCGGCCTCACGCCCGGCTACGGCAGCATCGGCATCGCGGCGCCCGTGCTGCTCGTTCTCGCGCGGCTGCTGCAGGGCTTGAGCCTCGGCGGCGAATACGCGAGCTCGGCCACCTATCTGAGCGAGATGGCCGACAAGACCAACCGCGGCTTCTATTCGAGCTTCCTGTTCGCGACGCTGTCGCTCGGCCAGTTGCTCGCGATGGCGGTGCTCGTCGCGCTGCAGCAGTTCTTCCTGAGCGCCGCGCAACTCGAAAGCTGGGGCTGGCGCATTCCGTTCCTGATCGGCTCGCTCGCGGCGGGCGTCGCGATCTTCCTGCGCCGGAACATGGAGGAAACGGAATCGTTCGAGCAGCACCGGCAGAGCCGGCGCAGCCGCACGTCGGTCGCCGAGCTGTTCCGGCACAAGCGCGCGTGCCTGATCGTCGCGGGCCTGACGCTCGGCGGCACCGTCGCGTTCTACGCATACACGACGTACATGCAGAAATTCCTCGTCAACAGCGCGGGGATGAGCAAGGCGGATGCGTCGATGGTGTCCGTCGCGAGCCTGATCGCGTTCGTGCTGATGCAACCGGTGTTCGGCAGCCTGTCGGACCGCGTCGGGCGGCGCCCGCTGCTGATCGCCTTCGGCGTGCTCGGCACGCTGTGCACGGTTCCGATCTTCAGCGCGCTGACGACGGTCAGGACGATGGGCGGCGCGCTCGCGCTGATCTCCGCGGCGCTGCTGATCGTGAGCCTCTATTCGTCCGTCAGCGCGGTCGCGAAAGCCGAGCTGTTCCCGGTCGAGATCCGCGCACTCGGCGTCGGGCTGCCCTACGCGATCACGGTGTCGCTGTTCGGCGGCACGGCCGAGTACATCGCGCTGTGGACCAAGAGCATCGGCCACGAGACCTGGTTCTTCTGGTACGTGTCCGGGTGCGTGCTGGTGTCGCTGCTGTGCTATCTGTGGATGCCCGATCCGAAGACGGTCTCCTGCATCGATCGGGACTGA
- the orgB gene encoding SctL family type III secretion system stator protein OrgB has protein sequence MRSSNLRQFPDTLAPLGGVLLKRAPLSQAARAERLLDEARRRAQRLVRDAEREADACRAHAATAGYEAGFARAIAELAAGVERIDAQRATLLERVVDDVRRSLEHLLDDPDLLLRIVNALASRRACATDRPLRVSVPPHAKRIAPAIRERLNDAYPSAQVVVADTRTFVVESGEDILEFDPRAVARALGDAALAACRAAAATAATAADGALARRAALDAPHPLERGTAHGAAAIDDDRPRASLDTSTAQEPCDDPAANRDAHAD, from the coding sequence ATGCGCTCCTCGAACCTGCGCCAGTTTCCTGACACGCTCGCGCCGCTCGGCGGCGTGCTGCTCAAGCGCGCGCCGCTGTCGCAGGCGGCGCGCGCCGAGCGCTTGCTCGACGAAGCGAGGCGCCGCGCGCAACGGCTCGTGCGCGACGCCGAACGCGAGGCCGACGCCTGCCGCGCGCACGCGGCGACAGCCGGCTACGAGGCCGGATTCGCGCGCGCGATCGCCGAACTCGCCGCCGGCGTCGAGCGGATCGACGCGCAACGGGCGACGCTGCTCGAGCGCGTCGTCGACGACGTTCGCCGCTCGCTCGAACACCTGCTCGACGATCCGGATCTGCTGCTGCGCATCGTGAACGCACTCGCGAGCCGCCGCGCCTGCGCGACCGATCGCCCGCTGCGCGTATCGGTGCCGCCGCATGCGAAGCGGATCGCGCCGGCGATACGCGAACGCCTGAACGACGCGTATCCGTCGGCGCAGGTCGTTGTCGCCGACACGCGAACGTTCGTCGTCGAATCGGGCGAGGACATTCTCGAGTTCGATCCGCGGGCCGTCGCGCGCGCGCTTGGCGATGCGGCGCTCGCCGCATGCCGCGCGGCCGCCGCGACCGCCGCGACCGCCGCCGACGGCGCGCTCGCGCGGCGCGCGGCGCTCGACGCGCCGCATCCGCTCGAACGAGGCACGGCACACGGCGCGGCGGCGATCGACGATGATCGGCCGCGCGCCTCCCTCGACACTTCAACCGCACAGGAGCCATGCGATGACCCCGCTGCCAACCGCGACGCACACGCAGACTGA
- the bprQ gene encoding T3SS regulator BprQ, whose protein sequence is MALSGWTAWYVTVGAYRDLPGGKCVIRQPRFVLNKDGVTRQAMLSTSFWLDVHRVHVSGCFEHEKVNLSIDRSGSLQTLFRGDGSLLCRVNHVAYTARDSAAAHPLPSALPDVGDEIDLRFRKLASNAWIVETGDDRVGMCISEP, encoded by the coding sequence GTGGCGCTGAGCGGATGGACGGCCTGGTACGTCACGGTCGGCGCGTATCGCGACCTGCCGGGCGGCAAATGCGTGATCCGCCAGCCGCGCTTCGTATTGAACAAGGACGGCGTGACGCGTCAGGCGATGCTGTCGACATCGTTCTGGCTCGACGTGCATCGCGTGCACGTATCGGGGTGCTTCGAGCACGAGAAAGTGAACCTGTCGATCGATCGCAGCGGCTCGCTGCAAACGCTCTTCAGAGGCGACGGCTCGCTGCTGTGCCGCGTCAACCATGTCGCCTACACGGCGCGCGACAGCGCGGCGGCGCACCCGTTGCCGTCCGCGCTGCCCGACGTCGGCGACGAAATCGATCTGCGCTTTCGCAAGCTCGCATCGAACGCGTGGATCGTCGAGACGGGCGACGATCGCGTCGGCATGTGCATCTCGGAGCCCTGA
- the bsaL gene encoding type III secretion system needle filament protein BsaL, producing the protein MSNPPTPLLTDYEWSGYLTGIGRAFDDGVKDLNKQLQDAQANLTKNPSDPTALANYQMIMSEYNLYRNAQSSAVKSMKDIDSSIVSNFR; encoded by the coding sequence ATGAGCAATCCCCCGACCCCGCTGCTGACCGACTACGAGTGGTCAGGCTACCTGACCGGCATCGGCCGCGCGTTCGACGACGGCGTGAAGGATCTGAACAAGCAGTTGCAGGACGCGCAGGCGAACCTCACGAAAAACCCGAGCGATCCGACCGCGCTCGCCAACTATCAGATGATCATGTCCGAATACAACCTGTACCGGAACGCGCAGAGCAGCGCGGTCAAATCGATGAAGGACATCGATTCGTCGATCGTCTCGAACTTCCGCTAA
- a CDS encoding PrgH/EprH family type III secretion apparatus protein: MNKPDSGLEALQLRILFGPLFGSDIAIPSGEVFFCVGEQVIDDRPAEHPENRAGHLLERAVDTLYIPHRAGAPNFRLRFPGAPTQAARTAETGEAASGDFEVDFLSADGCVTQRAAFNTVCRFGDLAFALRRQREPWSEAVMHYAPHAPSRAADAAEPGAPGEPGDGGERASRFALKLGALLVAGVALAALAYWQVQRYVGAQKLASVNGVLAGAPVPNAILPGDDGRIYVLSASQDGAEWDREALLKAALPEKIEVAVIGAERQRVERRLDEAGVDFVTVRLDAPEHPELILTGAAPAAARARAIGELRRAAPYVRDVRVIDASLGAIEQEARNALDKVGARYRLLARRGGATFEVASSFGDEELAALQNLMRSFGHKWGTRRVDFKIALRTDWLKGKSYREGGDGYVLLDHASWYFPQPLEGAHYR; the protein is encoded by the coding sequence ATGAATAAACCAGATTCCGGACTTGAAGCTCTGCAACTCCGAATCCTGTTCGGTCCGCTATTCGGCTCGGATATCGCGATTCCGTCAGGGGAAGTATTTTTCTGCGTCGGCGAGCAGGTGATCGACGATCGTCCGGCGGAGCATCCGGAAAATCGCGCCGGCCATTTACTGGAGCGCGCGGTCGATACGCTGTATATCCCGCACCGGGCCGGCGCGCCGAATTTCCGCCTGCGTTTTCCGGGCGCGCCGACGCAGGCGGCGCGAACCGCCGAAACCGGCGAAGCCGCGTCCGGCGATTTCGAAGTCGATTTTCTGTCGGCGGACGGTTGCGTCACGCAACGCGCGGCATTCAACACCGTCTGCCGCTTCGGCGATCTCGCGTTCGCGCTCAGGCGTCAGCGCGAGCCATGGAGCGAGGCGGTCATGCACTACGCGCCGCACGCGCCTTCGCGTGCGGCGGACGCCGCCGAGCCGGGCGCGCCCGGTGAGCCCGGCGATGGCGGCGAGCGCGCATCGCGCTTCGCGCTGAAGCTCGGCGCGCTGCTCGTCGCGGGGGTCGCGCTCGCGGCGCTCGCGTACTGGCAGGTGCAGCGCTATGTCGGCGCGCAGAAGCTCGCGAGCGTCAACGGCGTGCTGGCGGGCGCGCCCGTGCCCAACGCGATCCTGCCCGGCGACGACGGCCGGATCTACGTGCTGAGCGCGTCGCAGGACGGCGCCGAATGGGACCGCGAGGCGCTGCTGAAGGCGGCGCTGCCGGAGAAGATCGAAGTCGCCGTGATCGGCGCGGAGCGGCAACGCGTCGAGCGCCGGCTCGACGAAGCCGGCGTCGATTTCGTGACCGTGCGCCTCGACGCGCCCGAGCACCCGGAGCTGATCCTCACCGGCGCCGCGCCCGCCGCCGCGCGCGCACGCGCGATCGGCGAGCTGCGGCGCGCGGCCCCGTACGTCCGGGACGTGCGCGTGATCGACGCGAGCCTCGGCGCGATCGAGCAGGAGGCGCGCAACGCGCTCGACAAGGTGGGCGCGCGCTACCGGCTGCTCGCGCGGCGCGGCGGCGCGACGTTCGAGGTGGCGAGCTCGTTCGGCGACGAGGAGCTCGCCGCCTTGCAGAACCTCATGCGCTCGTTCGGCCACAAGTGGGGCACGCGCCGCGTCGATTTCAAGATCGCGCTGCGCACCGACTGGCTGAAGGGCAAATCGTATCGGGAAGGCGGCGACGGCTACGTGCTGCTCGATCACGCGTCCTGGTATTTCCCGCAACCCCTGGAAGGAGCACATTACCGATGA
- a CDS encoding MarR family winged helix-turn-helix transcriptional regulator, whose protein sequence is MTQRKAAARPPRQPDKRDAPRRAERESPRDAHRATSQARADDDAGGPALAMQPHLALMKKTARRHTNQANAGAGLLLLWLADDIERRVNVPLTELGLSESKLGVLMFFGLVERGLVDGKVVTPSYMAEYFGVTRSTVTGLLDWLEKRDLLARALSADDRRSFSLALTDAGRALLERALPVFWDSCEALVACLDETERAALQRILAKVWRHLK, encoded by the coding sequence ATGACTCAGCGCAAAGCCGCCGCCCGCCCCCCGCGCCAGCCCGACAAACGCGACGCGCCCCGCCGCGCCGAACGCGAATCGCCGCGCGACGCGCATCGCGCGACGTCGCAGGCGCGGGCGGACGACGACGCGGGCGGCCCGGCGCTCGCGATGCAGCCGCATCTCGCGCTGATGAAGAAAACGGCCCGCCGCCACACGAATCAGGCGAACGCCGGCGCCGGCCTGTTGCTGCTGTGGCTTGCCGACGACATCGAGCGGCGCGTGAACGTGCCGCTGACAGAGCTGGGCTTGTCGGAAAGCAAGCTCGGCGTGCTGATGTTCTTCGGGCTGGTGGAGCGGGGGCTCGTCGACGGCAAGGTGGTCACGCCGTCGTACATGGCCGAGTATTTCGGCGTCACGCGCTCCACCGTGACCGGCCTGCTCGACTGGCTGGAGAAGCGCGATCTGCTCGCGCGCGCGTTGAGCGCGGACGACCGGCGCAGCTTTTCGCTGGCGCTGACCGATGCGGGGCGCGCGCTGCTCGAGCGCGCGTTGCCGGTATTCTGGGACAGCTGCGAGGCGCTGGTCGCGTGTCTCGACGAAACGGAGCGCGCGGCGCTGCAGCGCATTCTCGCGAAGGTATGGCGCCACCTGAAGTGA